The following proteins are encoded in a genomic region of Sphaeramia orbicularis chromosome 2, fSphaOr1.1, whole genome shotgun sequence:
- the LOC115432443 gene encoding zinc finger protein 501-like translates to MMELAEETQGIVDQTTESSLDDGILTPSNTFTEVNNIEIHQLTRSGEKLFVCDQCGKVFNQAFTLRIHRRIHTGEKPYSCDFCEKTFTQAITLRIHRRIHTGEKPYICDQCGKLFSNTGSLRTHQRTHTGDKPYHCYECGKAFIKMVHLRTHRLIHTGDKPHSCDQCGKAFTTVSSLRKHKVIHTGEKPYTCDYCGKGFTQEYNLKTHRRIHTGEKPYGCDQCGKAFTTAADLRTHQRFHSGEKPYICAQCGKAFTTVSDLRSHERIHSGKKLYSCDQCGKAFCQVNSLRTHKRIHTGEKPYRCDLCEKTFAKAGDLRSHERIHRGEKPYHCDHCGKAFTKRSYLKLHQHIHTGEKPYCCDQCGKDFRSSSELRDHCLSHTKELVIPCEVCGKIFWSRSTLRSHQRTHSGGQSYQCGLCEKAFATTSQRAKHECAYKPLDSPFTDDLPHEGCEV, encoded by the exons ATGATGGAGTTGGCAGAAGAG ACACAAGGTATAGTTGACCAGACAACTGAAAGTTCTTTGGATGATGGAATCCTTACCCCATCAAATACTTTCActgaagtgaacaacattgaaaTACACCAACTTACGCGCAGTGGAGAGAAGCTGTTTGTCTGTGACCAATGTGGGAAGGTTTTCAACCAAGCTTTCACTCTTAGAATACACCGccgcattcacactggagaaaaaccatacagCTGTGACTTCTGTGAAAAAACTTTCACCCAAGCAATCACCCTCAGAATACACAgacgcattcacactggagagaaaccatatatctgtgaccagtgtggaaagctGTTTAGCAACACAGGCAGCCTCAGAACACACCAACGCACCCACACTGGAGACAAACCTTATCACTGCTATGAGTGTGGAAAGGCGTTCATCAAAATGGTCCACCTCAGAACACACCGACTGATCCACACCGGTGACAAACCCCAcagctgtgaccagtgtgggaaggcgtTCACTACTGTGAGCAGCCTTAGAAAACATAAAGTCATACACACGGGAGAGAAGCCATACACCTGTGACTACTGTGGGAAGGGTTTTACACAAGAGTACAACCTCAAAACACATCGGCGGATACACACAGGAGAAAAACCGTACggttgtgaccagtgtgggaaggctttcaccACAGCAGCTGATCTCAGAACACACCAACGTTTCCActctggagaaaaaccatatattTGTGCCCAGTGTGGGAAGGCATTCACCACAGTGAGTGATCTCAGATCCCAtgaacgcatccacagtggaaaaaaattgtacagctgtgaccagtgtgggaaggcaTTCTGTCAGGTGAACAGCCTCAGAACACACAAACgtattcacactggagaaaaaccatacagATGTGACCTGTGTGAGAAAACATTTGCCAAAGCAGGTGACCTAAGATCACATGAACGGATCCATAGAGGAGAAAAACCATACCACTGTGACCACTGTGGGAAGGCTTTTACCAAAAGGAGCTACCTCAAACTACACCAACACATCCACACAGGGGAGAAACCATACTGCTGTGACCAATGTGGAAAGGACTTCAGATCTTCATCAGAATTACGTGATCACTGCCTTAGTCACACCAAGGAGCTGGTGATCCCATGTGAGGTGTGTGGGAAAATATTTTGGTCGCGCTCTACTTTGCGCAGTCACCAGCGCACCCACAGCGGGGGGCAGAGTTATCAGTGTGGACTCTGCGAGAAAGCATTTGCCACAACATCTCAGCGTGCCAAACATGAATGTGCCTACAAACCGTTAGACTCTCCTTTTACTGATGATTTGCCTCATGAAGGCTGTGAGGTATGA